The Urbifossiella limnaea genome has a window encoding:
- a CDS encoding UDP-2,3-diacylglucosamine diphosphatase, with product MLDAVVISDIHLGSANSQAKALGHFLEDVRHGRLRTRRLVLNGDVFDSIDFRRLKKHHWNVLSELRKLSDEVEITWIVGNHDGAADDISHLLGVEVLQDLVVESGGKRVLFLHGHRFDEFISRYPVCTWLADRVYNALQWVDPSHRFAKFAKRRSKTFLRNAEKIFAGAVRLAEKYGCDAVCCGHTHHAGVREAGAVTYYNSGCWTEKPCHYLTLRDGVVAVHAYAPHKAPDALADSTVVEEPAAAPAMAVA from the coding sequence ATGCTCGACGCGGTCGTCATCTCGGACATCCACCTGGGCAGCGCCAACAGCCAGGCCAAGGCGCTGGGTCATTTCCTGGAGGACGTCCGCCACGGGCGGCTGCGGACGCGCCGGCTCGTCCTCAACGGCGACGTGTTCGACTCCATCGACTTCCGCCGCCTCAAGAAGCACCACTGGAACGTGCTGTCCGAGCTGCGCAAGCTGTCCGACGAGGTGGAGATCACCTGGATCGTCGGCAACCACGACGGCGCGGCGGACGACATCTCGCACCTGCTCGGCGTCGAGGTGCTGCAAGACCTGGTGGTGGAGAGCGGCGGCAAGCGGGTGCTGTTCCTGCACGGCCACCGGTTCGACGAGTTCATCAGCCGCTACCCGGTGTGCACGTGGCTCGCCGACCGGGTGTACAACGCGCTGCAGTGGGTCGACCCGTCGCACCGGTTCGCCAAGTTCGCCAAGCGGCGGAGCAAGACGTTCCTGCGCAACGCCGAGAAGATCTTCGCCGGGGCGGTCCGGCTGGCGGAGAAGTACGGGTGCGACGCCGTGTGCTGCGGCCACACGCACCACGCCGGCGTGCGCGAGGCCGGGGCCGTCACGTACTACAACAGCGGCTGCTGGACCGAGAAGCCGTGCCACTACCTGACGCTCCGCGACGGCGTCGTCGCGGTCCACGCCTACGCCCCCCACAAGGCGCCGGACGCCTTGGCGGACTCGACGGTCGTCGAGGAGCCGGCCGCGGCCCCGGCGATGGCCGTGGCGTGA
- a CDS encoding AAA family ATPase: MTRLRRSAVRVPSGPLLEQFRAAAPGEPTPAEVAVRAAAGWLHAGFLDSAPDALLAENLTRFADAVLPLSFHRAALTFRVRLVRYALNHLARGHDPLPVRLGRCVSPGGMYHVPGLGPTLWAALAQALDPERHPRWCPAVEAGLTRLGLFKADPVEAAARFAQVLVAYGSLLAAHPDLTAPRLDDFLARVGRMTGRELPTGPTPAAALTWGPDPEAVRAALRAVRTRRPLRKRLREASADDTAALAEFHAAGRDGDGAAAWAAFRSLAPDPGWEHALARLDDAFAPSLPAADRGRLWADTALSLRELFRVHPLELADVVAAVAERDEPSAPAAFGGFCADTFRFLGELADGRSKPWMDDRRDRYQFVLRDPLVELCDALAARYVRPVLHGEYGWELEADARPGRAITSICKNDFGRGGPYQAVQWVTFYRRDRGTRRADAQFFVRVAPDGVAFGFHLGRSAREAGRQFRAAVQTDAEALYAALAAGGVFETCRFRAGEDLSADVPIRTAADLRTWAAQKTLAAGRWLPADAPELRSDDLVGEILLTFDRLVPAFACAAEADPRPILARRSGDPARLPSYDSASFGEQTLLSETWLDRVLHLLQLKKQLILQGVPGTGKTHVARCLARLLARDNAEAVRLVQFHPGYSYEEFVEGVRVRSVETDGRTEVTYPVEDGVLAAFAARAAARPAEPHVLLIDEINRGNLPRVFGELLYLLEYRDQAVTLPYSKREFRLPENLFVLATMNAADRSAAALDQALRRRFSFVDMPPDAALLATWLDRHPPADADGTLGPRVVRVFEELNRRLSRDLGADKQVGHSFFMVPGLTADTFAAVWDHHVRPLLTDYLGGRADRVNDYEPTKLLGKKRERVGGDG; the protein is encoded by the coding sequence GTGACCCGTCTTCGTCGTTCCGCCGTCCGCGTCCCGTCCGGCCCGCTCCTGGAGCAGTTTCGCGCCGCCGCGCCCGGCGAGCCGACGCCCGCCGAAGTAGCTGTCCGCGCCGCGGCCGGCTGGCTTCACGCCGGCTTCCTGGATTCCGCACCCGACGCACTTCTCGCCGAGAACCTCACCCGCTTCGCCGACGCCGTACTGCCGCTGTCGTTCCACCGCGCCGCCCTGACGTTCCGCGTGCGCCTCGTGCGCTACGCCCTGAACCACCTCGCCCGCGGCCACGACCCGCTGCCGGTGCGGCTCGGCCGCTGCGTCAGCCCCGGCGGCATGTACCACGTCCCCGGCCTCGGCCCGACGCTGTGGGCGGCGCTGGCCCAGGCGCTTGACCCGGAGCGCCACCCGCGCTGGTGCCCGGCCGTCGAGGCGGGGCTGACGCGGCTCGGGCTGTTCAAGGCCGACCCGGTCGAGGCCGCGGCGCGGTTCGCGCAGGTGCTCGTCGCCTACGGCTCGCTGCTGGCCGCGCACCCCGACCTGACGGCGCCGCGGCTCGACGACTTCCTCGCCCGCGTCGGGCGCATGACGGGGCGCGAGCTGCCGACCGGTCCGACACCCGCCGCGGCACTGACGTGGGGGCCGGACCCCGAAGCGGTCCGCGCCGCGCTCCGGGCCGTGCGCACCCGCAGGCCGCTGCGGAAGCGGCTGCGCGAGGCGAGCGCCGACGACACCGCGGCGCTGGCCGAGTTCCACGCCGCCGGCCGCGACGGCGACGGCGCCGCGGCGTGGGCCGCGTTCCGCTCTCTCGCCCCCGACCCGGGCTGGGAACACGCCCTCGCCCGCCTCGACGACGCCTTCGCCCCGTCGCTCCCCGCCGCCGACCGCGGCCGCTTGTGGGCTGACACCGCGCTGTCACTCCGCGAGCTGTTCCGCGTTCACCCGCTGGAACTGGCTGATGTCGTGGCCGCCGTCGCCGAGCGCGACGAGCCGAGTGCCCCGGCCGCGTTCGGCGGCTTCTGCGCCGACACGTTCCGCTTCCTCGGCGAACTCGCCGACGGCCGCTCGAAGCCGTGGATGGACGACCGCCGCGACCGCTACCAGTTCGTGCTGCGCGACCCGCTCGTCGAACTGTGCGACGCCCTCGCGGCGCGCTACGTCCGCCCGGTGCTGCACGGCGAGTACGGCTGGGAGCTCGAAGCCGACGCCCGCCCGGGGCGGGCCATCACAAGCATCTGCAAGAACGACTTCGGCCGCGGCGGGCCGTACCAGGCGGTGCAGTGGGTGACGTTCTACCGCCGCGACCGCGGCACCCGCCGGGCCGACGCCCAGTTCTTCGTGCGCGTGGCGCCGGACGGCGTGGCCTTCGGCTTCCATCTGGGCCGCTCGGCGCGCGAGGCCGGGCGGCAGTTCCGCGCCGCGGTGCAGACCGACGCCGAGGCGCTGTACGCGGCGCTGGCCGCCGGCGGTGTCTTCGAGACCTGCCGCTTCCGCGCCGGCGAGGACTTGTCGGCCGACGTGCCGATCCGCACCGCTGCCGACCTGCGGACGTGGGCCGCGCAGAAGACGCTCGCCGCCGGCCGCTGGCTCCCCGCGGACGCGCCCGAGCTGCGGTCCGACGACCTGGTCGGCGAAATCCTGCTGACGTTCGACCGGCTGGTGCCGGCGTTCGCGTGCGCTGCCGAGGCCGACCCGCGGCCGATTCTGGCCCGCCGCAGCGGCGACCCGGCGCGGCTGCCGAGCTACGATTCCGCGAGTTTCGGCGAGCAGACGCTGCTGTCCGAAACGTGGCTCGACCGCGTGCTCCACCTGCTGCAACTCAAGAAGCAGCTGATTCTTCAGGGCGTGCCCGGCACCGGGAAGACACACGTGGCCCGCTGTCTGGCGCGACTGCTGGCCCGCGACAACGCCGAGGCCGTGCGGCTGGTGCAGTTCCACCCCGGGTACAGCTACGAGGAGTTCGTGGAGGGCGTGCGCGTCCGCAGCGTCGAGACGGACGGCCGCACCGAGGTGACGTACCCGGTGGAGGACGGGGTGTTGGCGGCGTTCGCGGCGCGGGCCGCGGCGCGGCCGGCGGAGCCGCACGTGCTGCTGATCGACGAGATCAACCGCGGCAACCTGCCGCGGGTGTTCGGCGAGCTGCTGTACCTGCTGGAGTACCGCGACCAGGCGGTGACGCTGCCGTACTCGAAGCGTGAGTTCCGGCTGCCGGAGAACCTGTTCGTGCTGGCGACGATGAACGCCGCCGACCGCTCCGCCGCGGCGCTGGACCAGGCGCTACGGCGCCGCTTCTCGTTCGTGGACATGCCGCCGGACGCCGCCCTGCTGGCGACGTGGCTGGACCGCCACCCCCCGGCCGACGCCGACGGCACGCTCGGCCCGCGGGTGGTGCGGGTGTTCGAGGAGCTGAACCGCCGCCTGTCGCGCGACCTCGGCGCGGACAAGCAGGTGGGCCATTCGTTCTTCATGGTGCCGGGCCTGACGGCGGACACGTTCGCGGCCGTGTGGGACCACCACGTCCGCCCGCTGCTGACCGACTACCTCGGCGGCCGCGCCGATCGCGTGAACGACTACGAGCCGACGAAGCTGCTGGGGAAGAAGCGCGAGCGGGTGGGTGGCGACGGATGA
- a CDS encoding addiction module protein encodes MPATVLPADFDSMPPEERLALAEALWDSVQRDVAEAPLSPAQRAELERRLADSIARPDAVTPWEEVKARALARARG; translated from the coding sequence ATGCCAGCAACCGTATTGCCCGCTGATTTCGACAGTATGCCGCCCGAGGAGCGGTTGGCGCTGGCCGAAGCGCTGTGGGACAGCGTCCAGCGCGACGTGGCGGAAGCCCCGTTGTCGCCGGCCCAACGGGCGGAACTGGAGCGGCGGCTCGCGGACAGCATCGCCCGGCCGGACGCCGTGACGCCGTGGGAGGAGGTCAAGGCCCGGGCGCTGGCGAGGGCGCGCGGGTGA
- a CDS encoding type II toxin-antitoxin system RelE/ParE family toxin, translating into MSLPVVLRAEAEAEFDEAFDFYDGRGTGLSRMFAAAIQAVFDGITAQPRMHAVALADVRKAVVRRYPYCVYFRPHPDRIEVLSVFHTSRDPSIWQGRV; encoded by the coding sequence GTGAGCCTCCCCGTCGTCCTGCGCGCCGAGGCGGAGGCCGAGTTCGACGAGGCCTTCGACTTCTACGACGGCCGCGGCACCGGCCTAAGTCGGATGTTCGCCGCCGCGATTCAGGCCGTGTTCGACGGCATCACCGCCCAACCGCGGATGCACGCCGTCGCCCTTGCGGACGTCCGCAAGGCGGTGGTCCGCCGTTACCCGTACTGTGTCTACTTCCGCCCGCACCCGGACCGGATCGAGGTGCTGTCGGTGTTCCATACCAGCCGCGACCCGTCGATCTGGCAGGGGCGCGTCTAA
- a CDS encoding pyridoxal-phosphate dependent enzyme, with product MPTYAADLAAVRAAAERVRGVVHRTPVLTSETIDRLAGRAVFFKCENLQKTGAFKYRGATNAVRKLTDAEAARGVVTHSSGNHAQALALAARVRGIPAYIVMPRTAPAVKKAAVEGYGGIVTVCEPTLADRERTANEIAARTGAVLIPPFDHPDVIAGQGTAALELLEDVPDLDAVVAPVGGGGLVSGFCAAAKGLNPACRVFAAEPLGADDAARSKAAGEWQPQTAPNSIADGLLTSLGTLTWPFVRDQVERVVVVTEEQIRQAMRLVWERMKLVIEPSAGVGVAAVLSDEFRALAGVRKVGVVLCGGNVSLDKLYW from the coding sequence ATGCCCACCTACGCTGCCGACCTCGCCGCCGTCCGGGCCGCCGCGGAGCGCGTCCGCGGCGTCGTCCACCGCACGCCGGTCCTCACCTCCGAGACGATCGACCGCCTCGCCGGCCGCGCCGTGTTCTTCAAGTGCGAGAACCTCCAGAAGACCGGCGCGTTCAAGTACCGCGGGGCCACCAACGCCGTCCGCAAGCTCACCGACGCCGAAGCCGCCCGCGGCGTCGTCACGCACTCCAGCGGCAACCACGCCCAGGCGCTCGCGCTCGCCGCGCGCGTCCGCGGCATTCCCGCGTACATCGTGATGCCGCGGACGGCCCCCGCCGTGAAGAAGGCCGCGGTCGAAGGTTACGGCGGCATCGTCACCGTGTGCGAACCCACCCTCGCCGACCGCGAGCGGACTGCGAACGAGATCGCGGCGCGGACCGGGGCGGTGCTGATCCCGCCGTTCGACCACCCGGACGTGATCGCCGGCCAGGGCACCGCGGCGCTCGAGCTGCTCGAAGACGTGCCCGACCTGGACGCGGTCGTGGCCCCGGTCGGCGGCGGCGGGCTGGTGTCGGGCTTCTGCGCCGCCGCGAAGGGGCTGAACCCCGCGTGCCGCGTGTTCGCCGCCGAGCCCCTCGGGGCCGACGACGCGGCGCGGTCGAAGGCGGCGGGCGAGTGGCAGCCGCAGACGGCCCCGAACAGCATCGCCGACGGGCTGCTGACGAGCCTCGGCACGCTGACGTGGCCGTTCGTCCGCGACCAGGTCGAGCGCGTCGTCGTGGTGACGGAGGAGCAGATCCGGCAGGCGATGCGGCTGGTGTGGGAGCGGATGAAGCTCGTCATCGAGCCGAGCGCCGGGGTCGGCGTCGCGGCCGTGCTGTCGGACGAGTTCCGCGCGCTGGCCGGCGTCCGCAAGGTGGGCGTGGTGCTGTGCGGCGGGAACGTGTCGCTCGACAAGCTGTACTGGTAG
- a CDS encoding SPFH domain-containing protein, whose translation MKRVLQIAAAVAVVLWLRTAFYAVDYAEFAYVTQFGERVAVHDGETAAGLKVKAPWPVHSVVRIDRRVQSFDLPAVESLTRDPVTKTVDKTLAVDAFVTWRIPSAEAAEQFVKAIRTPEQARKTLGPQVSGRLAALVSTMPLDDLISVADAATIDARAEKVRAQLLGDGFRERALAEYGVEVIDVRVRRFSYPEAVRASIADRIRSERAKKAADYESEGRQRAAKITTDAYATAKTTEDDAAAQKTRIEGEAKAEAARVRGAAYAQDREFGQFLDKLQAFQVMVADTRDVLLLSTRHPLFDLLRGPPGAVAPPKQ comes from the coding sequence ATGAAGCGAGTCCTGCAAATCGCCGCCGCGGTCGCCGTCGTCCTCTGGCTGCGGACGGCGTTCTACGCCGTGGACTACGCCGAGTTCGCCTACGTCACGCAGTTCGGCGAGCGCGTCGCCGTACACGACGGGGAGACGGCCGCGGGCTTGAAGGTGAAGGCGCCGTGGCCCGTTCACTCGGTCGTGCGGATCGACCGCCGCGTGCAGTCGTTCGACCTGCCGGCGGTGGAATCGCTCACCCGCGACCCCGTCACCAAGACCGTGGACAAGACGCTCGCCGTGGACGCCTTCGTGACGTGGCGCATCCCCAGCGCCGAGGCCGCGGAGCAGTTCGTGAAGGCGATCCGCACGCCGGAGCAGGCGCGCAAGACGCTCGGCCCGCAGGTCAGCGGCCGGCTCGCGGCGCTCGTCAGCACCATGCCGCTCGACGACCTCATCAGCGTCGCCGACGCCGCGACCATCGACGCCCGCGCCGAGAAGGTGCGGGCGCAGCTGCTCGGCGACGGCTTCCGCGAGCGGGCGCTGGCCGAGTACGGCGTCGAGGTGATCGACGTGCGGGTGCGGCGGTTCAGCTACCCGGAGGCAGTTCGCGCCAGCATTGCCGACCGCATCCGCAGCGAGCGGGCGAAGAAGGCGGCCGACTACGAGAGCGAGGGGCGGCAGCGGGCCGCGAAGATCACGACCGACGCCTACGCCACGGCCAAGACGACCGAGGACGACGCGGCGGCGCAGAAGACGCGGATCGAGGGCGAGGCGAAGGCCGAGGCGGCGCGGGTCCGCGGCGCGGCCTACGCCCAGGACCGCGAGTTCGGCCAGTTCCTCGACAAGCTCCAGGCGTTTCAGGTGATGGTCGCCGACACCCGCGACGTGCTGCTGCTGTCGACGCGGCACCCGCTGTTCGACCTGCTGCGGGGGCCGCCGGGGGCTGTCGCGCCGCCGAAGCAATAA